One window of the Granulicella arctica genome contains the following:
- a CDS encoding GntP family permease, whose translation MTTAQGLQLVAALLSVILLTVLVLRVKIHPFLAILCASIFLTVAGRVPVTQAAASFSTGVGATLSQVAVVLGLGAILGQMLAASGGAETIAATLLQRFGEKNLSWAMLLLGFVVGMPVFFEVGLVLLIPIALTVAHRSRRAPIAVALPMLAGLSIVHGLIPPHPAALLAMTIYHADIGRGILYGLLIALPAAVLAGPIYTLLIGRTPVMQRLSTDLLVEEIEGEGRRPGILLASSITLFPVILILIGSLADKLTRLGSPVNTGLHAIGVPWVALLIAVLWSFYALHRTRGITLARMEELSQQSLAPMAGFIVILGAAGGYCRILQDSGIAQTIVSAALRAHLPLILLAWLIAAGIRLATGSATISMITSASITTAAIGTTVVPHPELLAIASGAGSLIFSHVNDGGFWMIKGFLKLSLKETFATWSVMETILSIAGLVLALLLSAILPA comes from the coding sequence ATGACGACCGCTCAAGGACTCCAACTCGTAGCCGCTCTACTCTCCGTCATTCTCCTGACGGTCCTCGTCCTTCGCGTCAAGATCCACCCGTTCCTCGCGATCCTCTGCGCCTCCATCTTCCTCACCGTAGCTGGCAGAGTTCCCGTAACTCAAGCCGCAGCCTCCTTTAGCACCGGCGTCGGAGCGACCCTCAGCCAAGTCGCCGTTGTCCTCGGACTAGGCGCAATCCTCGGCCAGATGCTCGCCGCATCCGGCGGAGCCGAAACCATAGCAGCCACGCTCCTCCAACGCTTCGGCGAGAAGAACCTCTCGTGGGCAATGCTTCTCCTCGGTTTCGTCGTCGGCATGCCTGTCTTCTTCGAGGTAGGATTGGTCCTCCTGATCCCGATTGCTCTTACGGTGGCTCATCGCAGCCGTCGCGCACCGATCGCCGTAGCGCTTCCTATGCTGGCAGGATTGTCCATCGTCCACGGACTCATTCCGCCCCATCCAGCAGCGCTCCTGGCCATGACGATCTACCACGCAGATATCGGGAGAGGCATTCTCTACGGTCTGCTCATCGCCCTTCCGGCCGCAGTCCTCGCCGGTCCGATCTACACTCTCCTCATCGGGAGAACACCCGTGATGCAGCGTCTCAGTACCGATCTGCTGGTCGAAGAGATCGAGGGCGAAGGACGTCGTCCCGGCATTCTCCTCGCCTCATCTATCACCCTGTTTCCCGTAATCCTGATCCTCATTGGCAGCCTTGCCGACAAGCTCACCCGTCTTGGAAGCCCAGTCAACACAGGACTTCACGCCATCGGGGTCCCCTGGGTCGCGCTCCTGATCGCCGTCCTCTGGAGCTTCTATGCCCTCCACCGCACTCGCGGCATCACCCTCGCACGGATGGAAGAACTCTCCCAGCAATCCCTCGCCCCAATGGCCGGGTTCATCGTCATCCTCGGCGCAGCAGGAGGCTACTGCCGCATCCTGCAGGATTCAGGTATCGCCCAGACCATCGTCTCTGCGGCGCTGCGGGCGCACCTGCCCCTGATCTTGCTCGCTTGGCTCATCGCGGCTGGTATTCGTCTCGCGACAGGTTCAGCGACCATCTCGATGATCACCTCCGCAAGCATCACCACCGCCGCAATTGGCACAACCGTCGTTCCTCATCCGGAGCTACTCGCCATCGCCAGCGGAGCCGGCTCGCTCATCTTCTCTCACGTCAACGACGGCGGCTTCTGGATGATCAAAGGCTTCCTTAAGCTCTCGCTTAAAGAAACCTTCGCCACTTGGTCCGTCATGGAGACCATCCTCTCCATAGCGGGACTCGTCCTTGCCCTTCTACTCTCCGCGATTCTTCCCGCCTAA
- the fucP gene encoding L-fucose:H+ symporter permease has protein sequence MAGTITNTGARTANNPGTTNTAALSMVTTLFFVWGFLTSLNDILIPHLKSIFDLSLAQASLVQSAFFASYFIFSLPAGKLVERIGYKRTMVVGLLVMAVGAVLFIPAAAAPSYPLFLGALIVLAAGITTLQVSANPYVSVLGPERTASSRLNLAQGFNSLGTTLAPYFGSILILSAAPKTIEEMRAMSASTLQAYKIHEASSVKLPYLYIALALVLLGLAIAIVKLPKIEQTQDFRPGAGHTGDSIWKYKHTVLGAVGIFVYVGAEVAIGSFLVNYFTQPDTGGLTVQVAAKLVSLYWLGAMIGRFIGSATLQKFRPGRVLGMVSILAALLVIASMLTFGHVAVWTILLVGLCNSIMFPTIFTLGIAELGPLTGKGSGLLVAAIVGGAIIPYGEGKLADAIGIHHAFVVPVLCYIFIAYYGYVGSKPTRTAEA, from the coding sequence TAACGTCGCTGAACGACATCCTGATTCCGCACCTGAAGTCGATCTTTGACCTCAGCCTCGCGCAGGCAAGTCTTGTGCAGTCAGCGTTCTTTGCCTCCTATTTCATCTTCTCGCTGCCTGCCGGCAAGCTGGTGGAAAGGATTGGCTATAAGCGGACCATGGTTGTGGGGCTGTTGGTGATGGCGGTTGGCGCGGTGCTGTTTATACCGGCTGCGGCTGCTCCTTCTTACCCTCTATTTCTTGGAGCGCTGATCGTGCTGGCCGCAGGAATCACGACGCTGCAGGTCTCGGCAAATCCTTACGTGTCCGTGCTCGGGCCGGAGCGGACGGCTTCGAGCCGGTTGAACCTGGCGCAAGGCTTCAATTCGCTGGGCACAACGCTGGCGCCTTACTTCGGCAGCATCCTGATCCTGAGTGCGGCTCCGAAGACGATTGAGGAGATGCGGGCGATGTCAGCATCGACTTTGCAGGCCTACAAGATTCACGAGGCGTCGTCGGTCAAACTGCCGTATCTTTACATCGCGTTGGCGCTGGTTCTGCTCGGATTGGCGATTGCGATCGTCAAGCTGCCGAAGATCGAGCAGACGCAGGACTTTCGGCCGGGCGCTGGACATACGGGCGATAGCATCTGGAAGTACAAACATACGGTGCTGGGAGCAGTCGGGATCTTCGTCTATGTGGGCGCGGAGGTGGCGATTGGGAGCTTCCTGGTGAACTACTTCACGCAGCCGGATACAGGCGGGTTGACCGTGCAGGTCGCGGCGAAGCTGGTGTCGCTCTACTGGCTCGGCGCCATGATCGGTCGGTTTATCGGCTCAGCTACGCTGCAGAAGTTCCGCCCGGGTCGAGTGTTGGGCATGGTGTCAATCCTCGCGGCGCTGCTTGTGATTGCCTCAATGTTGACCTTTGGCCATGTTGCCGTCTGGACGATCCTTCTGGTCGGGCTGTGCAATTCGATCATGTTCCCGACGATCTTTACCCTGGGCATCGCGGAGCTTGGGCCGCTCACGGGTAAGGGTTCGGGCTTGCTGGTAGCCGCGATTGTTGGTGGGGCGATCATTCCCTACGGCGAGGGCAAGTTAGCGGACGCGATCGGTATCCATCACGCGTTCGTCGTGCCGGTACTTTGCTACATCTTTATCGCGTACTACGGTTATGTGGGGTCGAAACCGACACGGACGGCTGAAGCTTAG